The window GGCGGTGAGATGAGCGTCATAGAGAGCGTCCTCGGCGACCGGCCGCACCTCATCGGCGTGGTGCACGTCGGCGCCCTGGCCGGCAGCCCGGGCTGGTCGGGAGACATGCGGACGGTGATCGACCGGGCCGTGGCGGACGCCGGCGCCTACGAGCGCGCCGGCTTCAGCGGCGTGATCATCGAGAACTACGGCGACGGGCCGTTCGAACGTGGGTTCGCGGGCCGTGGCGCCGTCGCCGGTCTCGCCGCCGTCGGCGCCGCCGTGTCGGCCGCCGTCGGCCTGCCGCTGGGCGTCAATGTTCTCAGGAATGACGCGCTCTCGGCCGTCGCCGTTGCGGCGGCGACGGGAGCGAGCCTCATTCGCGTGAACGTCCACACGGGCGCCGCCGTGACCGACCAGGGGCTCATCCAGGGGGAGGCGGCCGCGACGCTCCGGGCCATCGCCCGGGACGCCCCCGGTCTGGTCGTCTTCGCCGACGTGCACGTCAAGCACGCACAGCCGCTCGTCCCCGTGAACATCGAGCGGGCCGCGGCCGACGCGGTCGAGCGCGGGAAGGCCTCCGCGCTCATCGTCACGGGCGAAGCGACCGGGACGCCGGCGCCGCTCGACG of the Candidatus Effluviviaceae Genus V sp. genome contains:
- a CDS encoding BtpA/SgcQ family protein, with protein sequence MSVIESVLGDRPHLIGVVHVGALAGSPGWSGDMRTVIDRAVADAGAYERAGFSGVIIENYGDGPFERGFAGRGAVAGLAAVGAAVSAAVGLPLGVNVLRNDALSAVAVAAATGASLIRVNVHTGAAVTDQGLIQGEAAATLRAIARDAPGLVVFADVHVKHAQPLVPVNIERAAADAVERGKASALIVTGEATGTPAPLDDVERIRTALPQVPVYVGSGVTEASIAGVLEAADGIIVGSACMKDGRAGGPVIEQRARALAARALSE